The Botrytis cinerea B05.10 chromosome 6, complete sequence region TGCAGCATTTCCCCAAAGGATCACATTCTTTTAAGTTTCATTGGGTATCAACCACGCCACCATaatatatctacatatcGTCCTGGTAACTACCAGCATTTCCACATATGCAACGCAAAGCTCAAAGAAGCAATTATTTTCTTACCAAGAacacaaataaataaatgtcCGATGCACATCACTTCTTTGGGAAACCGTTGATTTGCTGGTGCTTGTGTCAAAGATCCATGTCCTGTGCCAATCAAGGCCCGTTACCCACACCCACAATTCAATTCGTGCGCATACATATACGATGTATATCAAAACCTAAGATTCCATCAAGACTCCTTCTCCCAAGATATCAATCGCCAAGTCGGACATATCTCAGGCCAACTAGGGGTCGTCGTCTGAAATAGACTGCCAGAGAGACGAAGAACAAGATTACTATTCACATTTACCTTCacatttagatttagattcacattcacatcatGTCTCATCAGATGTAAcgaataaaatcaattagtCGCCAGATCGGTGCGTTGGGTGCACATCCATCCTCCGCCCTCTATTACTAATTTTTACAgctcatacatacatgcatatacatatacatatacatatacatatacatatacatatacatacattcacatacatacatacatacatacatacacatgtATACACATaaacatacacatatacatatatgcatgcatgcatagGTACATatgtcttcctcttccgAAATCTCAATGATAAAGTGCCCTCCTCTCTGTACATCTCGCAGCCGATTCAACGAGCGTTCGTTCATTAAATCACGATGGCCCCTTCCTGTAGACAGAACGTCACTGCTTCCACATCCTCACCGCTCTCTGTACGTCAAGCTCTGCGGCACTTCACATCCTAAGATTCAGGGCCAATGTCTCACAATTTTAAATTCCCGAAAGGAATACTATGACCACATGgcttcaacatcatccacTTTTGTGAGGATCTACTTGACTTCCGCTGAGTATATTCTATTTGCTACTCTCGGGCTACTGAGTAATGAGTCGAGCTGCTAACGATTCAGACCTCACCACTTTAATTTCCAGATAGGCCTTTTCTCTGTGGCCATACGACTCTACCCCTCCCTTGTATCAAGTTGTACGAAGATAATGTATGGACATCTTACGAGTTAGTAGTCACAAAGGAAGAACTAAGTAGATACCGAgatatcattcatttcttGATTCCTGAacctttccattttcatcctctATGTCGGCACACTCCCGTGCCGTCAAATCTTTTCATTGGCTTGCCGTTGCTGTTGCCATCCCGTCATTATGATTTCCCCACTCCATCCACCCTTCATCTCGCACTCagatccatccatatccaacTCATCGAATTCCCCGCGGACTGCTTGTTTCACCAGCCCTTTGAGCGTTAGTTGTACCACCCTCTccaatatctatcaatcaatccacaACCGTCGACCGATCCGCCGTCGGAACCTTCGATTACACACAGAACCACGTTGGAAAATGTTCTAGAAAACAACATGCCGTACGAGACGTCACCAGCATTTCGTCTAACCAACTTGCATGATCTCTAAATCTTGACATCCGACTTCTAGACCTAGAAACCTAGAGATTGCTTCAAATCCGTTAACAAAAACGTGGGGGCCATGTGAAAtcgaaatggaaaattggaACCTCGCTCGTCAGCTACCTAAGATTTACTTTGAACCACCATCAACCAAAATCACAACACTTTTGTCCTCACACTGGAACTAATATCCCCTATCCAGCTGACTTCTATTGAAACACACCAACTGCGCCAACCACTGACACATTCATCTGATAATCAATGCATAAAATGTACCGCACGACCAATGCGGGCAACAAAAGCCGTCAAAAAAGCACATCCAGAACGCCACCAACGCATGTCATGCAAATGTATGTACCACTAGAATCACGAGAAAATTAGACGTGCCGTCCCGAGATCTTGGTTTTCGGCATATGCTTCGTGTGGACGGTTGACCAGACCAAGACTCGCCTacttacctacctacctaccttgAATTCACATGTCCCTTCAAcccagaagatgaagaggatattCCGAAACCGTATCTTACGGCATGGACAACATGTATTGCGAAGAGTATTCAGCCACCAACACACGAGTTTTAGATAGCGATTCTTGTTCTTGCCTATGGCGCTTAGGGAAGAAAGACAAGTAAAAGTACCATAGATGAATTCGCATGGATAGTGTAGTAACATAATACGAAAAAAAGCATCAgtatacaatttcaaaaactgTAACGGGTGCCTACCTCCCAACCTCGGTAGTGTGAGTGATGTGAATCTCGCAACACTTACTCCCCTTCATCCGTCTCATAACCGACCCGCTCTTTGACATACCGGCCCGCACTTTCATCACACCCTCTCCTTTTCCACTTTCCATCTACATCACCGCGACCGAACGAAATCATTCCCAACGGCTCATGTACGCCATACCATTAGTATCGCATCCTATAGCATCATGTTGTACATATGCAATCAACACAACCATACTAAATCCACACCTCACCAATCCCGCCAAGCAAGCATCACCCAACCCAACTCCTCTCGACCATTACGTCCTCTTCCccgagcgagcgagcgatCCCGATCCGACGCTAATCACGGACGGATGTCATCATATAATCATGCAAAGcttatttgaaaatcatcGTCTCATTCTAACGTCCGGCTTGTAACCTCAGTTCTTCCCCTTCCGCTCGAGTGGCAGATAGAGTATGCCATTTGCTcactggatggatggatagatggacaCTCACTCATCACGCCACTATTTATGCGCCGGAGACATCGGAAGCCGTGTTCCAGATGCTGAATGAGGGTGGTATACTCAGTTAAGCGTTTGGTGACGCAAGTGTTGTATCTTCGTACCTTGTGCGTAGGCTGAGCAGTGGACAGTAACTTTGTGACGGAAGTGGACAATCGGATTAGCAATTGAAGATCTAGAACAAATCGAACAGTAGTACCATAAATCCCTACTGATCGATGATTCTTGATCTCGTATGTATCACTTCCAAGTTCCAACCTACAAATTCCAACTAACCTCTCGTGTTGGTAGTCGCCGTCTAACTAAATCCATCCCCTACATCCAATCTCAAGCTCCCAACTCACAGTTCGCATTCCACATTTCACAAACCAGCATTCGAATACGATCAAGTTTCAATAGTTTATGCCATACAACGAAGAGTACTACACAACTGACAGAATCCTCAAAAGGGAAAATCCTACACTGCCATACACAAGAGAGTGAATACTTTGCACCACTACACCAACTTATACCTACGTAGCCATCtaaacaatatcaaatggTAATGTAACCCCACGAAACTCCTTTTTCATCTATTGCCAACTGCGCCACAATGCCATGCCCGAAAATGACCAGTAAAAACGACTCATCACATCTTTCAAGTTCCATAAAACCGGAGGTGATACCGACTCCGTGATGTCATGGTCGTCCAGTCAGATGTTCAATAGTCAAGTTGTGAACTTCTGTCAAGTAATGTCAAGTACGGATACAATTCTAGTATTTGATTTCTACTCGCTGTTCTACGCTGTCATATAACACACAAGTGTATCATACTCACAATAATACACTAACACACGCCATGTCTTTCCACATTCCATTCTATTCGTTACCATCTTCCACCAACCGATCAGACGGGTTCGCTGTGGCTTTTCACATCTGAATCATCTCCAGATGGTGCTGCAACTAAAGCCGGTCCGGCAGTTGCTTCATTGGCTGCTTCTACGACTTCTTCttttaaatcatttttctctccatgttcattctcattcccatcAGCGGCTTGATTCTCACTACTTAATACCTCTGCAATAGTCGAATCGTCCTCCGCATTATCTAGTTCTTTCTTGTGAAAAGTGTGTGATTCCGCAAGATTGACGGCGAGGAAACTCTTCGGAAGTTTGACTCTGATGGTTCCGATTAgtattttattctttaaaaacGATGTAACGGTAAATAAGATGGATTGAAATAGATCAGAACATACTGATGAAACTTTGCCCTCAATGTATCAATAACATATTTCCAATCGGCATGAGCTGTCAGACTTCTTCTCGGAGCACAACTAATACTATGTTTACTGTCCAGCTGTACGTCCAACGGATCAAACGTGTGAGCGCCTGGACTGATTGTGATGCGAATGCTATACGCATATTTAGCTACATCTTGTGCATCGACGGGAGTCTTGTTCTCAGATTCGTAAAGCTCAAAGCATATTTGTGAGAGGTAGTCGAGCTCGGGGATGGCACTTCGTTTAATCTTTGTTTCGATACCTCCTTCAAGAATACAGTTAAGAAGTGTGTAAATGTGAGACTCTTTGGTGAAATATACGAATGCTTTGGCGTCATCCGAGGCTTGCATTTCCTCGAGATCCTGGACGATTTCCTAAATTCTGGTAAGACTAAtgatatttgaagattgtaTATACACTTACCTTCAGCAAGGGAAGTGATGTCAAAAGACCAATCTCAAGTTTCTCGCTATCCGCAATACCATATTCTTGTGGGCAGATGAAATCAAATAAGACTTTAGATAGTTTATACAATTCTCGCAATTTCTCCAAGCGAACGTCGGTTTTAGCTTTCGTTTGGCTGCTGCCAGTGAAAAGTCGAAAATACTGGGAATATTAGCCAAGCCGATTTTCTGTTCACGCAACCACTTACCGATTCTTCTTCACTATTTTTTCCATTCAACACCGACTTTCTTCTAAACATGCGTCTATGCAGTGTCCTACTACTTTCAGCCTTCTCCGCTGGCACAGTCTCATCCTTAGCATTTTCCGAGTTTTTGGATCGGTCTTTTTCCCAAGCAAGCTctatttcctcttcctcgagAATGCTTTTGCTCGGAGTGAAAACCCATTCAAGGAATTGTCGATTGTGAAGGGCATCAAACTTCATGGTATCGTATAGTTCAGAGATTTTGCTTGGATCTACTTTCTCGGGATCGGAAAATTCGTTGAAAAGCTTCTCCCATCGTTCCTTAAATAGCTCGGCATCTTCACCACAGCACCAACGAGCTTGGATACTGCTCGTAGCGTTTGCTTGTGACAAAGCCGAACCTGCTCCTTTGCTCTCCTTATCTCCAGGATTTACAATTGCATTGAGTGATGTAGTGGCGCCTCCATAAAGCTTGCTAAAATTGTTACGCATAACTCTCCTATgaaatttcatcaaatgAACAACGTATTTCTGCACAATCGATGGTTCTGGCATATCCGCTGGCCAGGCAAACTCGGGAGGTGCTTCCATTCCTTGTCTCAACAGAGTCTTGAGCTTCTTTTTGACTttatccatctcatctttaGCTGCGTTGGAGTCATCAAGCAAATCTTTGCGCACAGTAATGAAATCAGATGCCAGATCCTTTTGGTTTGTGAAGGCAGAAGCCCATATTTGAGCACTTGCCGTCACACGTCTCTCGGAGCTACTGAATACATGAACTTCATCAAGAATGTCCTTGTTCATCAATTGAAGGTCGTTTCGCATTGTTTCACCAAGCTCTTGTGCTTGATATCTAGCCGAGTGAGTCGGCTCGCCACCCCATTTGACAATGAGCTGGAGTTTATCCAATACAAGGCTCTCCTCCGCTGCGGTTATGCGAGATAAAGTAACGCCGGATAACGAGTCATTTCGAGTAGGCGATCTTCTCTCAAGATTCGCAGCAGTCTTTGCTTTATCGGAGTGTTCGAGACTTGGATCAATTGAAGCGAGATCTTCTGGTGCAGGTGGTATCTCGGAATTAGGGGATTCCTCTGGCTTTCTTTTTCGAAACATGGGCTTGATTTGTACTTTTGTACCTGTCCACCCCCCTTTCTTCGCTAGAACGTTCCTTAGTGATTTCAACTTTTCTTTGTCCTCGATTCCCTCATAGGCTGCAGCATCAACTGCAAGCATAACACTATCCAACGCAGCTTCGCCTATCAAGAGGACTTCTTCTTGGTGCCCCTTTAGAAGATCGATAAAAGGTTTGGTGTGAAACgtatatttgtatttctgCTTGGGTGTACGATCAGCATGTCGAATGACAGATACCATACCCTTCAGCTTCCACGTATGTTTGGGTGCCGGTGGTGGTAGTGTCTGTTGATCTTGTCCTGGGGTAGGAGTGGGTGAAGGTGGGACTGTAGACGTAACAGATGGCACTTCGCTGGGACCAGACACTGCAGGTGGTGGCAACAACTCTGCAGAAGGTATGGCAGAGGTGTCCTGCTCCGCAGAAAGTGGAGGTGAGGTCTTCGGAGTTGGGACAGCTGAGTTACCAGGCTGAGGAGAACCTGAATTGGAGAGTCTGTGTGATCCATGATTAGGAAGATGTCCGTGAATCATGTTTGACATGCTAGGTGATTTGGAAAGGATGTTTTGTAAGGCTGACCGATGATTTTCCTTGAGTGCTGGCTCTTTTCTTATAGCAGTAGGGCTCATTGTTCCGTCGGTTGGGGAAGTTACACCACTAACAGGCTGGGATTGCCCAGTATACTTTTGCTTTTCGCGAACAAacatatctttcaatatacGTGCACATTGCTCATAATACTCCTCATTATCTTTAACAAAACTCCATCCATTGACATCAATGACATAACTTTTCCCTTGCGCACGTAGAAGGTCGAAACCGCATACTCTCTGACCGAAACTGTTAGCAATTCGAGTAGCCATAGCGGATTCTTCTTTTGTAAGAGCTGTGATGTAACGGATTTCCTTGCCATGAGTATTGCGTCTGACCAAGCCATCAACAACGGGGGACTTGCGAGTTTCGGCGTGACAAAAGGTTGGCCCAACAGTGTATGCTTTCACATCTTCAGCATTATCGACACGCATAAACTTCTCATATAAATAGCTGCTTCCTGGTTCAGATATAGCTCGAGGAATTGTGAGATCTTCGACATGTTCAGAACTCTTGTTGCCAATCTTACGGAAGAGCTTTCGACCTCCTCCGCCTTGACTTTGGGGATAGTATATGCAGACATTATGATCTTCACCACTGACTGGCTTTTCCACAAATGGCTTAGACAATAGTACACCATCAACACTCAAAGTGTCCCCATTGTCGATGAGCTCAACAGTCTTGGGAGCCACCATCTGGCCACCAGTTCCATCTTCGGGTCCTTCTAGGACAAGACCAGTGGTGTCCTTCAGATGCTTTGCCATCTCCGGTGTGAAGACAGCTGGACCTCCATCTCGGTTTACTTCTATACGCTTGGGCGTGGGCACATTTATCTTGTCGAGAATTCGTAAACAGATCCTGCGATCCCATAAGATCTTTTGCATAGGGACATCATTAACACAAAATGGTTTTCGTGCCTGCACATACGCAATGGCTTTGTCGAGTGGAAATCCGTCTGAGTAgaaggaaatcaagaaatcgCAGATTGGCCAATTCTCAACCTCCTCATCCAAAATAACTTTATCTCCAAAGATGACAACCTCAAATTCGCCTTTTGAAATCAAGCGATTGAGAATGTTCCGACTCGGTTTGCTTCGTGCTTTTATGTCAAGGGCACATACTCCTATAACACCCCAAGGTGCTGGCctattctcatcttcttttttcaaatgtAGGCCCCTCTCACTACTAGGGCTGTGGCTGCTGGCGCCGGTGCTACCACTGAAACGTCTTTTTGCTCGACTCCTGGATCTTTGTGGAGGTTGAGGTCGTGGTTGGGCCTCTCCTCTCGCAACAGAATTCCGTTTTGCTAGCTCTGCAGCTTGAGCTGGTGGTTCTCTGGCTGTAAGTTGATGTCCATTTGGTGCATTTGGCCCACCAGAAGCAGTTGTAACAGATACGTTCGAAGTTTCTGGTGGAGATACTCCAAGCCCTTTCACTGATGAGACTGGCGCCGAAACCGATGCTGTAGTTGTTCTTGTACTTCCTCCATTCTCAGAGCCCGTCGCAGATGCCGCAGAACTTATTACACCACCTGCCCTGGCTGATGCTAAAGAGTACATGGAGGATACTGACATTCgttttccatccatctccgTGACTGATGCTCGGGGTCGAAGAGTAGGCTCAGGAAGTGGTATAGGCACACTTTTGCTATCGTCCGCCATTGTTAAATTTGTTGGAGGGGTTTTATCATCTGCCATTGGTAGATTCGCCTTTGAGGGCTCGGATTCCTCAACAGCAAAATCTTGATGGCTAGTTCCTGTTCCCTCTAAATTTAAGCTCTCCTCCAAAACTGCCAATGCGGCGGGCGATCGTTGGCTGtatgttgaagatgttctAGACTTTGGCAATGCTCTGGTAGGAGGTGGTGGCATAGAAATACTTGCTCGTTCAGAATTGAGTTCTGTGTGTATCAGTGGATCCGCG contains the following coding sequences:
- the Bcvip1 gene encoding Bcvip1, with the translated sequence MAQEGESAVMETNDPSPDKQAVGFSTFNKSKSSSHEAQPTKDLSPKSKLRRTSLSLSSGSGILASLSRKGKHADPLIHTELNSERASISMPPPPTRALPKSRTSSTYSQRSPAALAVLEESLNLEGTGTSHQDFAVEESEPSKANLPMADDKTPPTNLTMADDSKSVPIPLPEPTLRPRASVTEMDGKRMSVSSMYSLASARAGGVISSAASATGSENGGSTRTTTASVSAPVSSVKGLGVSPPETSNVSVTTASGGPNAPNGHQLTAREPPAQAAELAKRNSVARGEAQPRPQPPQRSRSRAKRRFSGSTGASSHSPSSERGLHLKKEDENRPAPWGVIGVCALDIKARSKPSRNILNRLISKGEFEVVIFGDKVILDEEVENWPICDFLISFYSDGFPLDKAIAYVQARKPFCVNDVPMQKILWDRRICLRILDKINVPTPKRIEVNRDGGPAVFTPEMAKHLKDTTGLVLEGPEDGTGGQMVAPKTVELIDNGDTLSVDGVLLSKPFVEKPVSGEDHNVCIYYPQSQGGGGRKLFRKIGNKSSEHVEDLTIPRAISEPGSSYLYEKFMRVDNAEDVKAYTVGPTFCHAETRKSPVVDGLVRRNTHGKEIRYITALTKEESAMATRIANSFGQRVCGFDLLRAQGKSYVIDVNGWSFVKDNEEYYEQCARILKDMFVREKQKYTGQSQPVSGVTSPTDGTMSPTAIRKEPALKENHRLSNSGSPQPGNSAVPTPKTSPPLSAEQDTSAIPSAELLPPPAVSGPSEVPSVTSTVPPSPTPTPGQDQQTLPPPAPKHTWKLKGMVSVIRHADRTPKQKYKYTFHTKPFIDLLKGHQEEVLLIGEAALDSVMLAVDAAAYEGIEDKEKLKSLRNVLAKKGGWTGTKVQIKPMFRKRKPEESPNSEIPPAPEDLASIDPSLEHSDKAKTAANLERRSPTRNDSLSGVTLSRITAAEESLVLDKLQLIVKWGGEPTHSARYQAQELGETMRNDLQLMNKDILDEVHVFSSSERRVTASAQIWASAFTNQKDLASDFITVRKDLLDDSNAAKDEMDKVKKKLKTLLRQGMEAPPEFAWPADMPEPSIVQKYVVHLMKFHRRVMRNNFSKLYGGATTSLNAIVNPGDKESKGAGSALSQANATSSIQARWCCGEDAELFKERWEKLFNEFSDPEKVDPSKISELYDTMKFDALHNRQFLEWVFTPSKSILEEEEIELAWEKDRSKNSENAKDETVPAEKAESSRTLHRRMFRRKSVLNGKNSEEESYFRLFTGSSQTKAKTDVRLEKLRELYKLSKVLFDFICPQEYGIADSEKLEIGLLTSLPLLKEIVQDLEEMQASDDAKAFVYFTKESHIYTLLNCILEGGIETKIKRSAIPELDYLSQICFELYESENKTPVDAQDVAKYAYSIRITISPGAHTFDPLDVQLDSKHSISCAPRRSLTAHADWKYVIDTLRAKFHQVKLPKSFLAVNLAESHTFHKKELDNAEDDSTIAEVLSSENQAADGNENEHGEKNDLKEEVVEAANEATAGPALVAAPSGDDSDVKSHSEPV
- the Bcvip1 gene encoding Bcvip1, which codes for MAQEGESAVMETNDPSPDKQAVGFSTFNKSKSSSHEAQPTKDLSPKSKLRRTSLSLSSGSGILASLSRKGKHADPLIHTELNSERASISMPPPPTRALPKSRTSSTYSQRSPAALAVLEESLNLEGTGTSHQDFAVEESEPSKANLPMADDKTPPTNLTMADDSKSVPIPLPEPTLRPRASVTEMDGKRMSVSSMYSLASARAGGVISSAASATGSENGGSTRTTTASVSAPVSSVKGLGVSPPETSNVSVTTASGGPNAPNGHQLTAREPPAQAAELAKRNSVARGEAQPRPQPPQRSRSRAKRRFSGSTGASSHSPSSERGLHLKKEDENRPAPWGVIGVCALDIKARSKPSRNILNRLISKGEFEVVIFGDKVILDEEVENWPICDFLISFYSDGFPLDKAIAYVQARKPFCVNDVPMQKILWDRRICLRILDKINVPTPKRIEVNRDGGPAVFTPEMAKHLKDTTGLVLEGPEDGTGGQMVAPKTVELIDNGDTLSVDGVLLSKPFVEKPVSGEDHNVCIYYPQSQGGGGRKLFRKIGNKSSEHVEDLTIPRAISEPGSSYLYEKFMRVDNAEDVKAYTVGPTFCHAETRKSPVVDGLVRRNTHGKEIRYITALTKEESAMATRIANSFGQRVCGFDLLRAQGKSYVIDVNGWSFVKDNEEYYEQCARILKDMFVREKQKYTGQSQPVSGVTSPTDGTMSPTAIRKEPALKENHRSALQNILSKSPSMSNMIHGHLPNHGSHRLSNSGSPQPGNSAVPTPKTSPPLSAEQDTSAIPSAELLPPPAVSGPSEVPSVTSTVPPSPTPTPGQDQQTLPPPAPKHTWKLKGMVSVIRHADRTPKQKYKYTFHTKPFIDLLKGHQEEVLLIGEAALDSVMLAVDAAAYEGIEDKEKLKSLRNVLAKKGGWTGTKVQIKPMFRKRKPEESPNSEIPPAPEDLASIDPSLEHSDKAKTAANLERRSPTRNDSLSGVTLSRITAAEESLVLDKLQLIVKWGGEPTHSARYQAQELGETMRNDLQLMNKDILDEVHVFSSSERRVTASAQIWASAFTNQKDLASDFITVRKDLLDDSNAAKDEMDKVKKKLKTLLRQGMEAPPEFAWPADMPEPSIVQKYVVHLMKFHRRVMRNNFSKLYGGATTSLNAIVNPGDKESKGAGSALSQANATSSIQARWCCGEDAELFKERWEKLFNEFSDPEKVDPSKISELYDTMKFDALHNRQFLEWVFTPSKSILEEEEIELAWEKDRSKNSENAKDETVPAEKAESSRTLHRRMFRRKSVLNGKNSEEESYFRLFTGSSQTKAKTDVRLEKLRELYKLSKVLFDFICPQEYGIADSEKLEIGLLTSLPLLKEIVQDLEEMQASDDAKAFVYFTKESHIYTLLNCILEGGIETKIKRSAIPELDYLSQICFELYESENKTPVDAQDVAKYAYSIRITISPGAHTFDPLDVQLDSKHSISCAPRRSLTAHADWKYVIDTLRAKFHQVKLPKSFLAVNLAESHTFHKKELDNAEDDSTIAEVLSSENQAADGNENEHGEKNDLKEEVVEAANEATAGPALVAAPSGDDSDVKSHSEPV